One stretch of Streptomyces sp. MMBL 11-1 DNA includes these proteins:
- a CDS encoding carbohydrate kinase family protein yields the protein MLDRCDPLVIGECVADIVRQPGEADRVHPGGSPANVAYGLARLGHDTTLLTQLGPDAHGRLIRDHLAAAGVEVRTDGATGPTPSAAVTLDDRGHATYAFEVGWALGPVVLDRVPRHVHTGSIAAVVEPGAATVLAAVESLRAGATVSYDPNVRPELMGERTRARDRVERCVALSDVVKASDEDLRWLYPDEEPEQVAERWLAAGPALVLVTRGGAGAFALFTGGRAVAEALPVDVVDTVGAGDAFMSGTLHALAAHGLLGPGARDRLHAVGRDAVTDVLRHAVASAAVTVSRAGANPPGADELREALAHN from the coding sequence ATGCTCGATCGATGTGATCCGCTGGTCATCGGTGAATGTGTCGCCGACATCGTCCGGCAGCCGGGCGAGGCCGACCGCGTCCACCCGGGCGGCAGCCCCGCGAACGTCGCGTACGGCCTGGCCCGGCTCGGCCATGACACCACCCTCCTCACCCAGCTGGGACCGGACGCCCACGGGCGGCTCATCCGGGACCATCTGGCCGCCGCCGGGGTCGAGGTCCGCACCGACGGCGCCACCGGGCCCACCCCGTCGGCGGCCGTCACCCTCGACGACCGCGGGCACGCCACGTACGCCTTCGAGGTGGGCTGGGCTCTGGGCCCGGTGGTGCTCGACCGGGTGCCGCGGCATGTGCACACCGGCTCGATCGCGGCCGTCGTCGAGCCCGGGGCCGCGACGGTCCTGGCCGCCGTGGAGTCGCTGCGGGCCGGCGCCACCGTCAGCTATGACCCCAACGTGCGGCCCGAGTTGATGGGAGAGCGCACCCGGGCCAGGGACCGCGTCGAGCGCTGCGTCGCGCTGAGCGACGTGGTGAAGGCCAGCGACGAGGACCTGCGGTGGCTGTACCCGGACGAGGAGCCGGAGCAGGTGGCCGAGCGGTGGCTCGCCGCCGGCCCCGCGCTCGTCCTCGTCACCCGGGGCGGGGCCGGCGCGTTCGCCCTGTTCACCGGCGGCCGGGCCGTCGCCGAAGCGCTGCCGGTCGACGTCGTCGACACCGTCGGCGCGGGCGACGCGTTCATGTCGGGAACACTCCACGCCCTCGCCGCACACGGCCTCCTCGGCCCCGGGGCCCGTGACCGGCTGCACGCCGTGGGCCGGGACGCCGTCACCGACGTCCTGCGCCACGCGGTCGCCTCCGCCGCCGTGACCGTCTCCCGGGCCGGAGCCAACCCGCCCGGCGCGGACGAGCTCCGCGAGGCGCTCGCCCACAACTGA
- a CDS encoding winged helix-turn-helix domain-containing protein: MDSEDGPRVLDPAQDGAALKALTHPLRLTLLGLLRQHGPATASELAARTGESSASTSYHLRVLAKYAFVAEAEHRDSRERRWKSVHDMTSWSNEALRRSPGGSTILSVLHRRQIEHLQLSLDRHEADLESGRLGQEWQEPSGVSDSMPRLTPESLAELWEAIQAKTDELTARDAENPRAEQVVLFTAGLPLAPEPVAGQDRADDPAGPEATDAGAPDAPAAGNVS; encoded by the coding sequence ATGGACAGCGAAGACGGCCCTCGCGTACTCGATCCCGCGCAGGACGGGGCAGCCCTGAAGGCCCTCACACACCCCCTGCGCCTCACCCTGCTCGGACTGCTGCGTCAGCACGGCCCGGCCACCGCCAGCGAGCTCGCGGCCAGGACGGGGGAGTCCTCGGCCTCCACCAGTTACCACCTGAGGGTGCTCGCCAAGTACGCCTTCGTCGCCGAGGCCGAACACCGCGACAGCCGGGAACGGCGCTGGAAGTCCGTACACGACATGACCTCGTGGAGCAACGAGGCGCTGCGTCGCAGCCCCGGCGGCAGCACGATCCTCAGCGTCCTGCACCGCCGCCAGATCGAGCACCTCCAGCTGTCGCTGGACCGTCACGAGGCGGACCTGGAGAGCGGCCGACTGGGCCAGGAGTGGCAGGAGCCGTCGGGCGTCAGCGACTCGATGCCCCGGCTGACCCCCGAGTCGCTCGCCGAGTTGTGGGAGGCGATCCAGGCGAAGACGGACGAGCTGACCGCCCGCGACGCGGAGAATCCCCGCGCCGAGCAGGTCGTCCTGTTCACCGCCGGGCTGCCGCTGGCCCCGGAGCCGGTGGCCGGTCAGGACCGTGCGGACGACCCCGCCGGACCTGAAGCGACGGACGCCGGAGCCCCGGACGCCCCCGCTGCCGGGAACGTCTCATGA
- a CDS encoding MFS transporter, whose translation MTGRPAVAALASGRGPDEATARRRFATVSFLFWFPIGMSIATGVLLFTERGMGLAAIAAFYAVHSLTAAAMELPTGGLSDVIGRRPVLVIAGLLNLTAFTLIGLGAAGWAIALGMGLMGLARALSSGPAEAWYVDTVHAHAGPDADLRTGLARGGSATSAALALGTLLGGGLPWLLGLAPGSAEWLADATGGLVILLSVPALLGALVEVVFVLYVLSALTEPPRPRAGVRGVVGGVPAAVAAGLRLGARDALIRRILLTASAAGAALAAVELLTPGRAAALMGAAESGALVFAGLACAGFLCSALGSQLAPLVARFAGGSERAVLVSLGLVTLGLTLLGLTAHSMSALATTTAVTGYGLVYLGLGVAGPNENDLLHRRVDASGRATALSVQSLSLQLVAAGAGLVAGALPPGPLPWLLAATAVLAGALLWIRRAAPAKPFPGPDRRGHDELLREAAPSPAPASAPAAAGTTEQLHAPATQETRSHARSM comes from the coding sequence ATGACCGGCCGCCCGGCCGTCGCCGCCCTCGCCTCCGGGCGGGGCCCGGACGAGGCGACCGCGCGCCGCCGGTTCGCCACGGTCTCCTTCCTCTTCTGGTTCCCCATCGGCATGTCCATCGCGACGGGAGTGCTGCTCTTCACCGAACGGGGCATGGGCCTCGCCGCCATCGCCGCCTTCTACGCCGTGCACTCCCTCACGGCCGCCGCGATGGAACTGCCCACCGGCGGCCTCTCCGACGTCATCGGGCGGCGCCCCGTCCTGGTCATCGCCGGGCTGCTCAACCTGACCGCCTTCACCCTCATCGGCCTCGGTGCGGCCGGCTGGGCCATCGCTCTCGGCATGGGGCTGATGGGCCTGGCCCGCGCCCTGTCCAGCGGTCCCGCCGAGGCCTGGTACGTCGACACCGTCCACGCCCACGCGGGACCCGACGCCGATCTGCGTACGGGGCTGGCGCGCGGCGGCTCCGCCACCTCGGCCGCCCTCGCGCTCGGAACCCTGCTCGGCGGCGGGCTGCCCTGGCTGCTCGGCCTCGCTCCCGGTTCGGCGGAGTGGCTGGCCGACGCCACCGGCGGGCTCGTGATCCTGCTCTCCGTACCCGCCCTGCTCGGCGCACTGGTCGAGGTCGTCTTCGTGCTCTATGTGCTGAGCGCGCTGACCGAACCGCCCCGGCCCCGGGCAGGCGTACGAGGTGTCGTGGGTGGTGTGCCCGCCGCCGTCGCCGCCGGGCTCCGGCTCGGCGCCCGGGACGCCCTGATCCGGCGCATCCTGCTGACCGCGAGCGCCGCCGGCGCCGCGCTCGCGGCCGTCGAACTGCTCACCCCGGGCCGGGCCGCCGCCCTCATGGGGGCGGCCGAATCCGGAGCCCTGGTCTTCGCGGGGCTCGCCTGCGCCGGATTCCTCTGCTCCGCCCTGGGCAGTCAACTCGCCCCGCTCGTAGCCCGGTTCGCGGGCGGAAGTGAGCGTGCGGTGCTGGTGAGCCTCGGGCTGGTGACGCTGGGGCTGACGCTCCTCGGCCTCACCGCGCACTCGATGAGCGCCCTCGCCACGACGACCGCCGTCACCGGCTACGGGCTGGTGTACCTGGGCCTCGGAGTCGCGGGCCCCAACGAGAACGACCTGCTGCACCGCCGGGTCGACGCCTCGGGCCGCGCCACCGCCCTCTCCGTCCAGTCGCTCTCCCTGCAACTGGTCGCCGCCGGCGCCGGACTGGTGGCCGGCGCCCTGCCGCCGGGCCCGCTGCCCTGGCTGCTGGCCGCCACGGCCGTGCTGGCCGGAGCCCTCCTCTGGATCCGCCGGGCCGCCCCCGCGAAGCCGTTCCCCGGGCCGGACCGACGCGGCCACGACGAACTCCTCCGGGAGGCCGCGCCCTCACCGGCACCGGCCTCCGCGCCGGCGGCCGCCGGCACCACCGAACAACTCCACGCCCCGGCAACCCAGGAGACCCGCTCCCATGCTCGATCGATGTGA